The proteins below are encoded in one region of Dehalococcoidia bacterium:
- a CDS encoding dihydropteroate synthase: MLTRVTSATQEVLIGDDRPTALIGERINPTGKKRLAAALQAGDMEIVRREAIAQVEAGADIIDVNVGVAGLDQVKLLPGALQIVMDAVETPLCIDSDDPQALDAALKLYKGKPIINSVTGEERSLTAVLPLVKEYGAAVIALAMDDEGIPADADRRVAIAHKIIERAASMGIPPEDVIVDCLTMTAATDSAAPRTTLETIRRVKAELGVNMTLGASNVSFGLPDRELINSAFLTLAIAEGVTCPIVDAAKVQAVVLATDLLLGRDEYCMRYIRAYKRRKAQAEQAAGQA, encoded by the coding sequence ATGCTGACGCGAGTGACATCGGCGACACAAGAGGTGCTGATCGGCGATGACCGCCCGACGGCGCTCATCGGCGAGCGCATCAACCCCACGGGCAAGAAGCGGCTCGCGGCGGCCCTGCAGGCGGGCGACATGGAGATCGTGCGCCGGGAGGCGATCGCCCAGGTGGAGGCGGGCGCCGATATTATCGACGTCAACGTCGGCGTCGCGGGGCTCGATCAGGTGAAGCTGCTCCCTGGGGCACTTCAGATCGTGATGGACGCAGTGGAGACCCCGCTCTGCATCGACAGCGACGACCCGCAAGCCCTGGACGCCGCACTCAAGCTCTACAAGGGCAAGCCCATCATCAACTCGGTGACCGGCGAGGAGCGCTCCTTGACGGCGGTCCTGCCTCTCGTGAAAGAGTACGGGGCAGCGGTGATTGCCCTGGCGATGGACGACGAAGGCATCCCCGCGGACGCAGACCGCCGCGTCGCTATCGCCCACAAGATCATCGAGCGCGCTGCATCGATGGGGATCCCACCAGAAGACGTGATCGTCGACTGCTTGACGATGACGGCGGCCACCGACAGCGCCGCTCCCCGCACAACGCTTGAGACGATACGGCGCGTCAAGGCCGAGCTGGGCGTAAATATGACGCTCGGCGCGAGCAACGTCTCGTTCGGCCTGCCGGACCGTGAACTGATCAACTCCGCCTTCCTGACGCTGGCAATCGCTGAAGGGGTGACATGCCCCATCGTCGACGCGGCGAAGGTGCAGGCGGTCGTCCTTGCGACCGACCTGCTGCTGGGCCGCGACGAGTACTGCATGCGCTACATCCGCGCCTACAAGCGGCGGAAGGCGCAGGCAGAGCAGGCGGCCGGACAGGCCTGA
- a CDS encoding ASKHA domain-containing protein, with protein sequence MADTRKVGPVRVTLENLDLQIEAPAGVSLFTAIRKAGLPLNSECGGRGTCGQCKVRFLEGATPATAEDQALIASWDVENGWRLACQAYPTTDCRILIPQTSIYPRYRKMRVLAEAVGERPPPRTRRRGGAEGYGVAIDVGTTTVVCYLMDLREAQQIGVATFTNPQQAFGPDIIARITHAHRGRRELRELQRRLVVAIDRAVDRLCREKGIALESMRAITVAGNMTMLHLLRGIDPWPMGVAPYKPVFRESPPLAGADLGFRRFAHAHIDVLPGVDGHLGSDVVAGVVALGLPQRPEVTLFMDLGTNGEVVVCCDKTVAGTSCAAGPAFEGVHIRCGMPAFPGAIDRVSEKDGRLELRTIENETPQGVCGSGLVDAVALLLRRGLLLPSGRLQARSELGPRAPPDLRLRLGEEDDERQFLLYKDSDRGDVVLTQSDIREVQLAKAPIRAGIEILLKETNLTADDVENAFVAGAFGSSIRPESLLALGVLPESLRGRIHAAGNTAGLGARLALTYPRYAREVLKLARNMRYVELVLRDDFRELFAQHLAFPSPESMGG encoded by the coding sequence ATGGCTGATACCCGCAAGGTCGGGCCCGTGCGCGTAACGCTGGAGAACCTTGATCTCCAGATCGAGGCCCCCGCGGGCGTCTCCCTCTTCACCGCGATCCGCAAGGCCGGCCTGCCCCTCAATTCCGAATGCGGCGGGCGCGGCACATGCGGCCAGTGTAAGGTCCGCTTTCTCGAAGGCGCGACGCCCGCCACGGCCGAAGACCAGGCCCTCATCGCCTCGTGGGACGTGGAGAACGGCTGGCGCCTCGCCTGCCAGGCCTATCCTACGACAGATTGCCGCATCCTCATCCCTCAGACGTCCATATACCCCCGCTACCGGAAGATGCGCGTCCTCGCAGAGGCGGTCGGAGAGCGGCCGCCCCCTCGGACGCGACGTCGCGGAGGAGCCGAGGGTTACGGCGTCGCCATCGATGTCGGCACGACCACTGTCGTCTGCTATCTGATGGACCTCCGCGAAGCGCAACAGATCGGCGTCGCCACCTTCACCAATCCACAGCAGGCCTTCGGCCCCGACATCATCGCGCGCATCACCCACGCCCACCGCGGACGGCGAGAACTGCGGGAGCTTCAGCGCCGGCTTGTCGTCGCCATCGATCGGGCGGTCGATCGATTGTGCAGGGAGAAAGGCATAGCCCTCGAATCAATGAGAGCGATAACGGTTGCGGGCAACATGACGATGCTCCATCTCCTGCGCGGCATAGACCCATGGCCGATGGGCGTGGCCCCCTACAAGCCGGTCTTTCGCGAATCGCCCCCTCTCGCCGGCGCGGACCTGGGCTTCCGACGGTTCGCGCACGCCCACATCGATGTACTGCCCGGCGTCGATGGCCACCTCGGCTCCGACGTCGTCGCGGGGGTGGTCGCCCTCGGGCTGCCCCAGCGGCCGGAGGTAACGCTGTTTATGGACCTTGGCACCAACGGCGAGGTGGTCGTCTGCTGCGACAAGACAGTGGCAGGCACGTCCTGCGCCGCCGGGCCGGCCTTCGAAGGCGTGCACATCCGCTGCGGCATGCCGGCGTTTCCCGGCGCAATCGACCGTGTCTCCGAGAAGGACGGCCGTCTGGAATTGCGGACTATCGAGAACGAAACGCCGCAGGGGGTATGCGGCTCGGGCCTGGTCGACGCGGTCGCCCTGTTGCTGCGGCGCGGTCTTCTCCTGCCTTCCGGCCGCCTGCAGGCACGGTCGGAGCTCGGACCGCGCGCGCCCCCTGACCTGCGCCTCCGCCTGGGCGAGGAAGATGATGAGCGACAGTTCCTGCTGTACAAGGACAGCGACCGCGGCGATGTCGTGCTCACGCAGTCGGATATCCGCGAAGTGCAGCTCGCGAAAGCGCCGATCCGCGCGGGGATCGAGATATTGCTGAAAGAGACGAATCTCACGGCGGATGATGTGGAGAACGCCTTCGTGGCGGGCGCATTCGGCAGTTCCATCCGGCCGGAGAGCCTGTTGGCGCTGGGGGTGCTGCCGGAAAGCCTGCGGGGAAGGATTCACGCCGCAGGAAACACCGCCGGGCTGGGCGCTCGGCTGGCGCTGACGTACCCGCGCTACGCCAGAGAGGTACTGAAACTGGCGAGGAATATGCGCTACGTGGAGCTGGTGCTGCGCGACGACTTCCGGGAGCTCTTCGCCCAACACCTCGCTTTCCCTTCCCCCGAGAGCATGGGCGGCTAG
- a CDS encoding corrinoid protein — protein sequence MQLDDLKQRLIEGDAKAVATLTQQALDDGTPAQALLTDTLIPGMNVVGELFEKNEYFVPELLLAARAMSAAVEILRPHLAASDFKPTGKAVIGTVQGDLHDIGKKLVIIMLEGNGYEVIDLGVDIPPERFVEAVQESGSRLVGLSALLTTTMPAMEKTVKALKDADPSGNVKVIVGGAPVTQAFADSIGADGYGRDATAAVTLARQLLGDG from the coding sequence ATGCAACTGGACGACCTCAAGCAGCGGTTGATCGAAGGCGACGCCAAGGCGGTAGCGACGCTTACCCAGCAGGCACTCGACGACGGCACCCCCGCCCAGGCGCTCCTGACCGACACGCTGATACCGGGAATGAACGTGGTCGGCGAGCTTTTCGAGAAGAACGAGTACTTCGTGCCCGAGCTGCTGCTGGCAGCCCGAGCGATGTCCGCCGCCGTCGAAATACTTCGGCCCCATCTCGCCGCCAGCGATTTCAAGCCGACAGGAAAGGCCGTCATCGGGACGGTGCAGGGCGACCTGCACGACATCGGCAAGAAACTGGTCATCATCATGCTGGAAGGCAACGGCTATGAGGTCATCGATCTCGGCGTGGACATTCCGCCGGAGCGCTTCGTCGAGGCGGTCCAGGAGTCGGGCTCGCGCCTCGTCGGACTCTCGGCGCTGCTCACAACTACGATGCCCGCGATGGAGAAGACGGTGAAGGCCCTCAAAGATGCCGACCCGTCGGGGAACGTAAAGGTCATCGTGGGCGGCGCGCCCGTCACCCAGGCCTTCGCCGACAGCATCGGCGCCGACGGCTACGGCCGCGACGCCACCGCTGCCGTCACTCTTGCGCGGCAGCTTCTGGGAGATGGCTGA
- a CDS encoding uroporphyrinogen decarboxylase family protein: MRVTRASVMTPQERLIAAFSHEPCDSVPFTPLLEGYFQASLPDGRDKPVADLYYEMAGHILIRAAVLRINTPLWLGARVHNLPSGIEEEYRADNGDILHTVRTPVGSLTWRLRFTPESPYIPWVIENRIRTVEDVKTYQYLIERTDFEVWLDYFREQEEYVGDRGLVTILGPISPLQQMINFEMGLERVIYMLADYPDETNEMLETFHGRQIEAWKLMAELPGEICFTHENLSSTTTSRRMYRQYDRRYVNEYADILHKAGKKLLTHWCGRLTAFIDDFAEARQDGISDITPLPTGDLDIVAARKTWGRRFVMMGGIDPTLFARGTPEQMEAYVEDMLERMGDARRGFILGSGDAVPFGTPPENVKAAARAAARFAVD; encoded by the coding sequence ATGAGGGTCACGAGAGCTTCCGTTATGACGCCGCAGGAGCGGCTGATCGCTGCCTTCAGCCACGAGCCATGCGATAGCGTCCCCTTTACGCCGCTCCTCGAAGGCTACTTCCAGGCGTCGCTGCCGGATGGCCGGGACAAGCCCGTAGCAGACCTCTACTATGAGATGGCGGGACACATACTCATCCGCGCCGCCGTCCTGCGTATCAACACCCCTCTCTGGCTCGGCGCCCGCGTCCACAACCTGCCTTCAGGAATAGAGGAGGAGTACCGCGCCGACAACGGCGACATACTCCACACCGTTCGCACGCCTGTGGGCAGTCTGACCTGGAGGCTGCGCTTCACCCCTGAAAGTCCATACATACCCTGGGTTATAGAGAACCGCATTCGGACGGTCGAAGACGTCAAGACGTATCAGTACCTGATCGAGCGCACGGACTTCGAGGTGTGGCTGGACTACTTCCGGGAGCAGGAAGAGTATGTCGGCGATAGGGGCCTGGTGACAATCCTGGGACCGATATCCCCGCTGCAGCAGATGATCAACTTCGAAATGGGGCTGGAGCGCGTCATATACATGCTCGCCGACTACCCTGATGAGACGAACGAGATGCTGGAGACGTTTCACGGCCGGCAGATCGAGGCCTGGAAGCTGATGGCGGAGTTGCCGGGTGAGATCTGCTTTACGCATGAGAACCTCTCCTCCACCACCACCTCGCGACGCATGTACAGACAATACGACCGCCGCTACGTCAATGAGTACGCCGATATCCTGCACAAGGCAGGCAAGAAGCTCCTCACCCACTGGTGCGGGCGGCTCACCGCCTTCATCGACGACTTCGCGGAAGCTCGACAGGACGGCATTTCCGACATCACCCCCCTGCCGACGGGCGATTTGGATATCGTCGCCGCGCGCAAGACATGGGGGAGGCGCTTCGTGATGATGGGGGGCATTGACCCGACGTTGTTCGCCCGCGGCACGCCCGAGCAGATGGAGGCGTACGTGGAGGACATGCTGGAGCGGATGGGCGACGCCAGGCGCGGCTTCATTCTCGGCAGCGGCGACGCCGTCCCATTCGGAACGCCGCCGGAAAACGTGAAGGCGGCGGCCAGGGCTGCCGCGCGCTTCGCAGTAGACTGA
- a CDS encoding ABC transporter permease: protein MLGYIIRRLAALPPILLGVSIAVFALTRLMPGNIAQLMLGPNATQEQIAELEHEYGLDKPVFELRPPFGQYGEWIADLAQGDLGRSFLRDRAVGDEIMSRLPITGQLLIMTIIVTAVLGVGMGMLAAANHRRLLDHLLRSVNILGMSIPTFWVATLVILIPSLLFSYAPPFGHVSFFENPVDNLRQYGPPALVLGFASACGLARIVRGSILGVLGQDFMRTARAKGLSEGVVLRRHALGNVMLPIVTILGIEAATLMGGTVIIEQVFNLNGLGRLLLDSVSMRDYPVIQVMALYTALVFVVLFLIIDLTYASLDPRVRLTGGRVA, encoded by the coding sequence TTGCTGGGGTACATAATCCGCCGTCTCGCCGCTCTACCGCCGATACTGCTCGGCGTGTCCATCGCCGTGTTCGCGCTGACACGGCTCATGCCCGGCAACATCGCCCAGCTCATGCTGGGGCCGAACGCCACGCAGGAGCAGATCGCAGAGCTGGAGCACGAGTACGGGCTCGACAAGCCGGTCTTCGAGCTGCGGCCTCCCTTCGGCCAGTACGGGGAATGGATAGCGGACCTGGCGCAAGGGGACCTGGGGCGTTCCTTCCTCAGGGACCGCGCCGTGGGTGACGAGATCATGTCGCGGCTGCCGATAACGGGACAGCTCCTGATCATGACGATAATCGTGACGGCGGTCCTTGGCGTGGGCATGGGGATGCTCGCGGCCGCTAACCACCGGCGCTTGCTCGATCACCTCCTCCGAAGCGTGAACATTCTCGGCATGTCGATCCCCACTTTCTGGGTCGCCACCCTCGTCATACTGATACCGTCACTGCTGTTTTCCTATGCGCCGCCCTTCGGCCACGTCTCGTTCTTCGAGAACCCGGTGGACAATCTCCGGCAGTACGGCCCGCCGGCGCTTGTGCTGGGCTTTGCCTCCGCTTGCGGCCTCGCCCGCATCGTTCGCGGCTCTATCCTGGGCGTGCTGGGGCAGGACTTCATGCGCACGGCGCGGGCGAAGGGGCTGAGCGAGGGGGTCGTGCTTCGCCGGCATGCGCTGGGGAACGTCATGCTGCCGATTGTGACGATCCTCGGCATCGAGGCGGCGACGCTCATGGGCGGCACCGTCATAATCGAGCAGGTGTTCAACCTCAACGGCCTGGGCAGGCTGCTGCTCGACTCCGTCAGCATGCGCGACTACCCGGTCATTCAGGTGATGGCGCTGTATACGGCGCTTGTCTTCGTTGTTCTTTTCCTCATCATCGATCTTACGTATGCTTCGCTCGATCCGAGAGTGCGTTTGACGGGAGGCAGAGTTGCGTGA
- a CDS encoding ABC transporter permease — MREAQLTLEPTAALRPRRLGLGVRVRRHFMGVMGICILVFLGLTAAVGPLLIPHDPYSQDAASFERPSLDHPFGTDRLGRDVLSRVVHGARISLGIGFAAVTIGVIGGSLLGVISAYYGGWIDYLLQRLVEVVLAFPLLVLLLVIVAAVGQSIQNVILIMGVVMTPIMSRIVRSIVFSEKEQPYIEAARALGATNTRVLFVHLFPSVLPLALILASLTLGGMILAEASLSFLGLGVPPPNPSWGADMSGNARDYFQQAPWLAIFPGLALSLTILGANLVAEAVRDVIDPFAKQMAAGR, encoded by the coding sequence TTGCGTGAGGCACAACTGACGCTTGAACCCACCGCAGCGTTGCGGCCGCGACGGCTGGGGTTGGGGGTGCGGGTGCGGCGTCACTTCATGGGCGTGATGGGCATCTGCATCCTTGTGTTCCTGGGACTGACGGCGGCAGTGGGGCCGCTGCTCATCCCGCACGATCCCTACTCTCAGGACGCCGCCTCTTTCGAGCGGCCGAGCCTCGATCATCCCTTCGGGACCGATAGGCTGGGCCGCGACGTGCTGTCGCGCGTCGTGCACGGGGCGCGGATATCGCTCGGCATCGGATTCGCGGCCGTCACTATCGGCGTTATCGGCGGCAGCCTTCTCGGCGTTATCTCCGCCTACTACGGAGGCTGGATCGACTACCTCTTGCAGCGGCTGGTGGAGGTAGTGCTCGCCTTTCCATTACTCGTCCTGTTACTGGTCATCGTCGCCGCCGTCGGGCAATCGATTCAGAACGTGATCCTGATCATGGGCGTAGTGATGACGCCCATCATGTCGCGCATCGTGCGCTCCATCGTCTTTTCTGAGAAGGAGCAGCCGTACATCGAAGCCGCCCGCGCTCTCGGCGCGACGAACACGCGCGTCCTCTTTGTCCACCTCTTCCCGTCGGTGCTGCCTCTCGCCCTGATCCTCGCCAGCCTGACGCTGGGCGGCATGATACTGGCGGAGGCGAGCCTGAGCTTCCTCGGGCTGGGCGTGCCACCGCCCAACCCTTCGTGGGGCGCCGACATGAGCGGTAACGCCCGCGACTACTTCCAGCAGGCACCGTGGCTGGCCATCTTCCCCGGCCTCGCCCTCAGCCTGACGATACTGGGCGCGAACCTGGTGGCAGAGGCAGTGCGCGACGTCATCGATCCTTTCGCCAAGCAGATGGCGGCGGGCCGCTAG
- a CDS encoding uroporphyrinogen decarboxylase family protein yields the protein MVAEKLVDALKAYLAPVPTPEGFTSREIARRAIEFDNPPRIPYSFVEPLQSDFVELAVVVSATGELNMYRVPKGEMVFDSWGVGWRSSGRLWGHADVCPLADLSALDSYQFPEAISPGQLEAATAIARAGDAAGKYVVGADPINSYEKLRSLMGFEDMMVGMYADRERFERLLDRLTDMTVDVVRTYGKTGSVHGFMTWDDWGLQTGLQIRPALWRDMFKPRYARIIEACHNAGMHYILHSCGFIWDIIPDLIEIGADVLQLDQPRLMGIEKLASEFGGKICFWNTVDIQWSPSEEVTEEEIRAEVRKMVEQFGRFGGGFMARQYPQPRDIEMSPERHRLIYEAFMDAGCR from the coding sequence ATGGTCGCAGAGAAACTGGTCGACGCGCTGAAGGCCTACCTGGCGCCGGTGCCGACGCCTGAAGGCTTCACAAGCCGCGAGATAGCACGGCGCGCCATCGAGTTCGACAATCCGCCGCGCATACCTTACAGCTTCGTCGAGCCGCTGCAATCGGACTTCGTCGAGCTGGCGGTCGTCGTTTCCGCCACCGGCGAGCTGAACATGTACCGGGTACCGAAGGGCGAGATGGTCTTCGATAGCTGGGGCGTGGGCTGGCGCAGCTCGGGCCGGCTATGGGGACACGCGGACGTCTGTCCGCTGGCCGATCTCAGCGCGCTCGATTCCTACCAGTTCCCCGAGGCCATCAGCCCCGGGCAACTGGAGGCAGCGACCGCTATCGCGCGGGCCGGCGATGCGGCCGGTAAATACGTGGTGGGCGCCGACCCCATCAACTCGTACGAGAAACTGCGGTCGCTTATGGGCTTCGAGGACATGATGGTGGGGATGTACGCCGACCGCGAGCGCTTCGAGCGGCTGCTCGACCGTCTGACGGATATGACGGTCGACGTTGTGCGAACGTACGGCAAGACGGGAAGCGTTCACGGCTTCATGACCTGGGACGACTGGGGGCTGCAGACAGGGCTACAGATAAGGCCCGCTCTCTGGCGCGACATGTTCAAGCCCCGCTACGCTCGCATCATTGAGGCGTGCCACAACGCAGGAATGCACTACATTCTCCATAGCTGCGGCTTCATCTGGGACATCATCCCCGACCTGATCGAGATCGGCGCCGATGTCCTCCAGCTCGATCAGCCGCGCCTGATGGGGATCGAGAAGCTGGCAAGCGAGTTCGGGGGCAAGATATGCTTCTGGAACACTGTGGACATCCAGTGGTCGCCTTCGGAGGAGGTCACCGAGGAGGAGATACGGGCGGAAGTGCGTAAGATGGTGGAGCAGTTCGGCCGTTTCGGAGGCGGCTTCATGGCCCGCCAGTACCCGCAGCCCCGTGACATCGAGATGTCCCCTGAAAGACACCGTCTCATCTACGAGGCGTTCATGGACGCAGGCTGCCGCTGA
- a CDS encoding uroporphyrinogen decarboxylase family protein yields the protein MTQTVKSITQEPKHAATIKRWEAFWALEDVGRPLWMIPTSPVLTVTLTGGVPLPKLFQDRDTQLQAQLAVLGWREQLDIDDDFVPHIQAQGGVTVFASAFGCEVEFFEHTLPWAHPVIKADDPPEKVYELEPPDVTSGQLGQMLEFTDYFIAQTQGRYPLALTDLQGPLDTAYLVWEPSAFMLAMYTNPKEVHHLMRMVTDLIIRFVREQRSRCPEYLPCHYPPLWLPDGHGIAISDDGLAVISAKLYEEFCLPYVNELSDEFGGMMIHSCGNFVHQFGNLEKVHNLRGINFGASETPFEAVWERFQGKTAIITHLGLNNNPHFESNREYLQHVLSRKTHNRGLCVLVVPGEMDAKMNEPGSIERFVQRVKETLAEYP from the coding sequence ATGACGCAGACCGTGAAATCGATAACGCAGGAACCCAAGCACGCCGCGACGATTAAGCGCTGGGAGGCCTTCTGGGCGCTAGAAGACGTGGGGCGCCCGCTCTGGATGATTCCCACCTCACCCGTGCTCACCGTCACCCTCACGGGAGGGGTGCCGCTGCCGAAGCTGTTCCAGGACCGCGATACCCAGCTACAAGCGCAGCTTGCCGTGCTCGGCTGGCGCGAACAACTCGATATCGACGACGATTTCGTCCCCCACATCCAGGCGCAGGGCGGAGTCACCGTCTTCGCCTCCGCTTTCGGCTGCGAGGTCGAGTTCTTCGAGCACACGCTTCCCTGGGCCCACCCCGTCATCAAGGCCGACGACCCGCCGGAGAAAGTCTACGAGCTCGAGCCGCCGGACGTGACGAGCGGACAGCTGGGCCAGATGCTCGAGTTCACCGATTACTTCATCGCTCAGACGCAAGGGCGCTACCCGCTCGCCCTCACCGACCTCCAGGGCCCGCTCGACACCGCTTACCTGGTTTGGGAGCCGAGCGCCTTCATGCTCGCCATGTACACCAACCCGAAAGAGGTCCACCACCTGATGCGGATGGTGACCGACCTCATAATCCGCTTCGTCCGCGAACAGCGCTCCCGCTGCCCCGAGTACCTGCCCTGCCACTACCCGCCGCTCTGGCTGCCCGATGGGCACGGCATTGCAATCAGCGACGATGGCCTCGCCGTTATCTCCGCCAAGCTGTACGAGGAGTTCTGCCTCCCCTACGTCAACGAGCTCTCCGATGAGTTCGGCGGGATGATGATCCACTCCTGCGGCAACTTTGTGCACCAGTTCGGCAACCTGGAGAAGGTGCACAACCTGCGGGGCATCAACTTCGGCGCCTCGGAGACGCCGTTCGAGGCGGTGTGGGAGCGTTTTCAGGGCAAGACAGCGATAATCACCCATCTGGGCCTGAACAACAACCCTCATTTTGAATCAAACCGCGAATATCTGCAGCACGTCCTCAGCCGCAAGACGCACAACCGCGGGCTCTGCGTTCTTGTCGTTCCCGGGGAGATGGACGCGAAGATGAACGAGCCGGGCTCAATCGAGCGGTTTGTGCAGCGAGTGAAGGAGACGTTGGCGGAGTACCCCTAG
- a CDS encoding uroporphyrinogen decarboxylase family protein: MRTTHRIEPRSKKRPDFDNLRRALLRQGPPGPIPFIELFADPGVIQAVLGEKMSWNALYIARGESRPGEEAREQEAMRAVDLVVRFCEEVGFDFAFTWTGLSFPRANFRVGDDTAEIENWLGGKRFWQDESKGPIQNWDDFEAYPWPKIDQIDYRAIEHLNGRMPEGMKISVNLGGIFENSSWLMGLESFSYALADQPDLVAAICERVGEATIAAAAHAVTYDDVGMVFLGDDLGFATSTLVSPATLRKYIFPQHRRLVETVHAAGKLILLHCCGNLETVMDDLIDIGFDGKHSFEDKIMPVEEAYRRYGDRIAILGGVDMDLLGRGSEEQVRRRTRQILEVCAAKGTGYCLGTGNSAANYIPIQNYLALLDEGRRWNEEHFGA, translated from the coding sequence ATGAGGACCACGCATCGGATTGAGCCCCGCAGCAAGAAACGCCCCGATTTCGACAACCTGAGACGCGCGCTCCTGCGTCAGGGCCCGCCAGGGCCGATACCGTTCATCGAGCTCTTCGCCGACCCAGGGGTCATCCAGGCCGTACTCGGCGAGAAGATGAGCTGGAACGCCCTCTATATCGCCAGAGGCGAGTCGCGGCCGGGCGAAGAGGCCCGCGAGCAGGAGGCGATGAGAGCGGTCGACCTCGTTGTCCGCTTCTGTGAGGAGGTCGGCTTCGACTTCGCCTTCACATGGACGGGGCTGAGCTTCCCCCGCGCAAACTTCCGCGTCGGCGACGATACCGCCGAAATCGAGAACTGGCTGGGCGGGAAGCGGTTCTGGCAGGACGAAAGCAAGGGTCCCATCCAGAACTGGGACGACTTCGAAGCGTACCCCTGGCCAAAGATCGACCAGATAGACTACCGCGCCATCGAGCACCTGAACGGGCGCATGCCGGAGGGGATGAAGATAAGCGTCAACCTCGGCGGCATATTCGAGAACAGCTCCTGGCTCATGGGCCTCGAATCGTTCTCCTACGCCCTCGCCGACCAGCCCGACCTCGTCGCCGCCATCTGCGAGCGCGTGGGCGAGGCGACCATCGCCGCCGCCGCTCACGCCGTCACCTACGATGACGTCGGCATGGTGTTCCTCGGCGACGACCTCGGGTTCGCCACCTCAACGCTTGTCTCGCCCGCCACGCTGCGCAAGTACATCTTCCCCCAGCACCGCCGCCTCGTCGAGACGGTGCACGCCGCCGGCAAACTCATCCTTCTTCACTGCTGCGGCAACCTCGAAACGGTGATGGACGACCTTATCGACATCGGCTTCGATGGAAAGCACTCGTTCGAGGACAAAATCATGCCCGTCGAGGAGGCGTACCGCCGCTACGGCGACCGCATCGCCATCCTCGGCGGAGTGGACATGGACCTGCTGGGCAGGGGCAGCGAAGAGCAGGTGCGGCGGCGCACCCGCCAGATTCTCGAGGTGTGCGCGGCAAAGGGCACGGGCTACTGCCTAGGAACGGGCAACTCGGCTGCCAACTACATCCCGATTCAGAATTACCTGGCGCTCCTCGATGAGGGACGGCGCTGGAACGAGGAGCATTTCGGGGCGTAA
- the rpsU gene encoding 30S ribosomal protein S21: MIVELREGESQEHLLMRFRQAVQRQGVLRDARKKRYFVSRSAVRRAAKAKAVRRERKRSRRRTERRAA; this comes from the coding sequence TTGATAGTAGAGCTAAGAGAAGGGGAATCCCAGGAGCATCTCCTCATGCGCTTTCGTCAGGCGGTCCAGCGCCAGGGGGTGCTGAGAGATGCGAGAAAGAAGCGTTATTTCGTCTCCCGTTCGGCTGTGCGAAGGGCCGCCAAGGCGAAAGCGGTGCGGCGAGAGAGAAAGCGCTCCCGAAGGCGGACGGAGCGTCGCGCAGCCTAA
- a CDS encoding pirin family protein: MRGADPIGKAGPAPLVIRRNADIFAAEGGWFQARWHFSFDKYYDPDNMGIGLLRVFNHDTLVPGAVWPMHPHRDIEGITYVVAGTFEHADSLGNDGVLEAGGVQRMTLGAGAWHSERNHSQTEPMQFIQMWIMPSRAGLAPSVEQKQYTLEDRLNRLLRIVRPEQAEGEGVLVHQDVAVWVCRLEPGNGFDYSFERGRGGYFYLIEGAATVNGSRLTTGDAAKVTGDGALSVDARTGSDLIFVDTPLAGGAR; encoded by the coding sequence ATGAGAGGGGCAGATCCCATCGGAAAAGCCGGACCGGCGCCCCTGGTGATCCGCAGGAACGCCGATATCTTCGCCGCGGAGGGCGGCTGGTTCCAGGCCCGCTGGCACTTCAGCTTCGACAAGTACTACGACCCCGACAACATGGGCATCGGGCTGCTGCGCGTCTTCAACCATGACACGCTCGTGCCCGGCGCCGTCTGGCCGATGCACCCCCACCGTGACATCGAAGGGATCACGTACGTTGTGGCGGGCACCTTCGAGCACGCCGACAGCCTCGGCAACGACGGCGTACTGGAAGCGGGCGGCGTGCAGCGCATGACCCTCGGCGCGGGGGCCTGGCACTCCGAGAGGAACCATTCCCAGACGGAACCGATGCAGTTCATCCAGATGTGGATAATGCCCTCGCGCGCGGGCCTGGCGCCTTCGGTGGAGCAGAAGCAGTACACGCTTGAGGACCGGCTGAACCGGCTTCTGCGCATAGTCAGGCCGGAGCAGGCCGAGGGCGAGGGCGTTCTGGTGCACCAGGACGTCGCCGTCTGGGTCTGCCGCCTGGAGCCGGGCAATGGCTTCGACTACTCATTCGAGCGCGGTCGCGGCGGCTACTTCTACCTCATCGAGGGGGCGGCGACGGTGAACGGCAGCCGGCTCACGACGGGAGACGCCGCCAAGGTAACCGGCGACGGCGCCCTCTCCGTCGATGCGCGCACGGGCAGCGACCTCATCTTCGTCGATACGCCCCTCGCCGGCGGCGCGCGCTAG